One window of Camelina sativa cultivar DH55 chromosome 4, Cs, whole genome shotgun sequence genomic DNA carries:
- the LOC104780829 gene encoding uncharacterized protein LOC104780829 — protein MLKFDEPQCTNPSCFFCSMKETNPFRRRSKLAAIFKEIPRTESKDHVLVLSGLWNIAMSEPDDPEFPSLGLFECMSKLIHKSIKNSAWLLKDQNIFIPYYAAHIIGSYVMNKEDLAARAVDSKAFVVPALLELLRGKISWVEQRAAARAFGHLVSHEKSFEVVSLFEEEIVKLSMEIATNSLKNVYISFLGVEDSERLKYHSDLLTRGLGGLETENQKAEEWGIQLQYWSLFLLNSFASRGKSLDQICQGEFLKKVVEMWGGLVNRKSPGGIGLIKTLCKTELGRKRVSEVKEVIKRLCDLSRSSDDWKETALDTLLLLLNDSNVRYRVIDVLGYCLVDLAEDRIVGERVAQIVLQDYHKIKYSGLKMNSEEAHRNIENLWEIKVERKKKEKLMNESELEERRKMVKSLKKQGKKKFLMGFVKEAMEIYTVGIDLCPLDMIRDRVVLFSNRAQCYLLLKQAEYAISDATRALCLSGVDDPHGKSLWRRSQAYDLKGSGRESLMDCLTFADQRHKHSNTQRIPYYAAQMIRKQIRRFKDTYVSL, from the coding sequence atgctcaAATTCGATGAACCACAGTGCACAAACCCATCATGTTTCTTCTGCAGCATGAAAGAGACCAACCCTTTCCGTCGAAGATCCAAACTCGCCGCAATTTTCAAGGAGATTCCTCGTACGGAGTCAAAAGACCATGTCTTGGTCTTGAGTGGTCTGTGGAACATAGCCATGTCCGAGCCTGACGATCCTGAGTTCCCATCACTAGGTTTGTTCGAGTGTATGTCAAAACTCATACATAAGTCAATCAAAAACAGTGCTTGGCTTCTTAAAGACCAGAACATATTCATCCCTTACTACGCGGCTCATATCATCGGATCATATGTTATGAACAAAGAAGATTTGGCTGCGAGAGCGGTTGATTCAAAGGCTTTTGTTGTTCCTGCTTTGTTGGAGCTTTTGAGAGGGAAGATCAGTTGGGTTGAGCAGCGAGCCGCGGCTCGAGCATTTGGTCACTTAGTTAGCCATGAGAAGAGCTTTGAAGTGGTTTCTTTGTTCGAAGAAGAAATCGTAAAGCTTTCGATGGAGATTGCTACTAACAGTTTGAAGAATGTTTACATAAGCTTTCTTGGGGTCGAAGATAGCGAGAGATTGAAGTATCATAGCGATTTGTTGACGAGAGGGCTTGGTGGGTTAGAGACAGAGAATCAAAAAGCAGAGGAATGGGGGATTCAACTACAATATTGGTCTTTGTTTCTATTGAATAGCTTTGCATCGCGAGGTAAGTCTCTTGACCAAATCTGCCAGGGAGAGTTCTTGAAGAAGGTGGTTGAAATGTGGGGTGGTTTAGTAAACCGGAAGTCTCCGGGAGGAATTGGATTGATAAAGACTCTTTGTAAAACAGAGTTGGGGAGAAAGAGAGTTAGTGAGGTTAAGGAAGTGATTAAGAGACTTTGCGATCTTTCAAGATCGTCTGATGATTGGAAAGAAACTGCTTTAGATACTCTTTTGTTGCTTCTTAACGACTCAAATGTTAGGTATCGAGTTATTGATGTTTTAGGTTATTGTTTAGTGGATTTAGCAGAAGATAGAATCGTTGGAGAAAGAGTAGCTCAGATAGTTTTACAAGATTATCACAAGATTAAGTATAGTGGCTTGAAGATGAACAGCGAGGAGGCACATAGAAATATTGAGAATCTATGGGAGATTAAagtagagaggaagaagaaagagaagcttatgAATGAATCTGAgcttgaagaaagaagaaagatggtgaaatcgttgaagaaacaagggaagaagaagtttctgaTGGGTTTTGTTAAAGAAGCGATGGAGATTTACACAGTGGGAATAGATTTGTGTCCGTTGGATATGATACGAGATAGAGTTGTGTTGTTTAGCAATAGAGCACAGTGTTACTTGTTGTTGAAGCAAGCTGAGTATGCTATTAGTGATGCTACTAGAGCTTTGTGTTTATCTGGTGTGGATGATCCTCACGGTAAGAGTTTATGGAGAAGATCTCAAGCGTACGATCTAAAAGGATCGGGGAGGGAAAGCCTAATGGATTGTTTAACGTTCGCAGATCAACGACACAAGCATTCCAATACGCAAAGGATACCATACTACGCTGCGCAGATGATAAGAAAGCAGATCCGTAGATTTAAAGATACCTATGTCTCATTGTAA
- the LOC104780830 gene encoding uncharacterized protein LOC104780830 has translation MALKPKSRSEIDVSDCSGKQQSDDGNGVRYEEEDVDVEIMDCLNQIDDVFQEEEGLCEVSSSSSSSFGDSLCDRDADDFGFGDGDEAQSMLSKDYPLPDGTQFLGLTKKKTDERWKRLTKSLMWRCKWIELKVKEIESQARGYEREVEDYCLTKQFDLEKSKLEGLDGKAIPFREQTEKRNVFKRGRRKRVEETTDAAAYMSNHNVFSYSEKRVTVNVKSQYLDSDISTGRKATGKQDGTEEDCLLSELDCSDDFLAKLLIKIDEAQVKARSLKKRVDQLMLDSQTSLIPETIAPCHPDFKIQNGKQYALVEDPLTRNQREASVQCIPADHTEHLLVAQIPPTQSGGQLLTNNSPISSKSLRFHPILEDLLMDDKEMNDEELEADEEKLDYFRKLINEITGVVSSEESNAEKDPQPATKRCKTSH, from the exons ATGGCGCTTAAACCGAAGTCAAGATCTGAAATCGATGTCTCAGATTGTTCTGGGAAACAACAGTCTGATGATGGTAATGGAGTTAGGTATGAAGAGGAGGACGTTGACGTTGAAATCATGGACTGTTTAAATCAGATAGATGATGTGtttcaagaagaagagggtTTGTGTGAAgtgtcttcgtcttcttcgagTTCTTTTGGTGATTCATTATGTGATCGTGATGctgatgattttggttttggtgatgGAGATGAAGCTCAGTCTATGTTGAGCAAAGATTACCCATTGCCTGATGGGACTCAGTTTTTGGGTTTGACTAAGAAGAAGACTGATGAGCGGTGGAAGAGACTAACTAAGTCTTTGATGTGGAGATGCAAGTGGATAGAGCTTAAGGTTAAGGAGATTGAGTCTCAAGCTAGAGGGTATGAGAGAGAAGTTGAAGATTACTGTTTGACTAAACAGTTTGATTTGGAGAAGTCTAAATTGGAAGGGCTTGATGGGAAAGCGATTCCTTTTCGTGAACAAACTGAAAAGAGGAATGTTTTtaagagaggaagaaggaaacgaGTTGAAGAGACTACAGATGCTGCAGCTTATATGTCTAACCATAATGTTTTCTCTTATTCCG AGAAACGGGTGACGGTAAATGTGAAATCGCAATATCTTGATTCAG ATATTAGTACAGGCCGCAAAGCTACAGGCAAGCAAGATGGAACTGAAGAGGATTGTCTTCTTTCTGAGTTAGATTGTTCTGATGATTTCCTAGCAAAGCTTCTGATTAAGATTGATGAGGCACAGGTCAAAGCAAGAAGTTTAAAGAAGCGTGTCGATCAGTTGATGTTGGATTCTCAGACTTCATTGATCCCTGAAACGATAGCTCCATGTCATCCAGACTTTAAGATACAAAATGGCAAACAATATGCTCTTGTTGAAGATCCGTTGACCCGTAATCAGAGAGAGGCGAGTGTGCAATGTATACCTGCTGATCATACCGAACATCTATTGGTGGCTCAAATTCCTCCCACTCAAAGTGGTGGGCAATTGTTGACTAACAACTCTCCAATATCATCTAAAAGCTTAAGATTTCATCCTATCCTTGAAGAC CTTCTAATGGATGACAAAGAGATGAATGATGAGGAGTTGGAAGCGGACGAGGAGAAGCTTGATTATTTCAGGAAGCTGATCAATGAGATTACAGGCGTGGTATCATCAGAAGAATCAAATGCGGAAAAAGATCCTCAACCGGCTACCAAGAGGTGTAAAACTTCTCACTGA
- the LOC104780831 gene encoding aspartic proteinase CDR1-like: protein MALSSIAATVSILIYFSLPYSISAGGENILHQSPTAGSRRPMVFPLFLSEPNSSSSSRSLSIPHRKLNKADSKSLPHSRMRLYDDLLRNGYYTTRLWIGTPPQMFALIVDSGSTVTYVPCSDCEQCGKHQDPKFQPELSTTYQPVKCNMDCNCDDDKEQCVYEREYAEHSSSKGVLGEDLISFGNESQLTPQRAVFGCETVETGDLYSQRADGIIGLGQGDLSLVDQLVDKGLISNSFGLCYGGMDIGGGSMILGGFEYPSDMIFTESDPDRSLYYNIDLTGIRVAGKQLLLNSRVFDGEHGAVLDSGTTYAYLPDAAFEAFEEAVMREVSTLKQIDGPDPNFKDTCFHVAASNDVSELSKIFPSVEMVFKTGQSWLLSPENYMFRHAKVHGAYCLGVFPNGKDHTTLLGGIVVRNTLVVYDRENSKVGFWRTNCSELSDRLHIDGATPPATLPSNDSSPSQNSSTNLSGLSQIGQINLDIQLTVNSSYLKPRIEELSKLFSKELDVESSQVILSNLTSKGNNTLIRMVVVPPEPSTWFSNLTATSIVSRFTNHQIKLPESFGNYQLVNYKLEPPRKRTHNSIVVIVIGIIAVIMGLSAYGAWLIWKRKQTSIPYKPVDEQVIVAEQELQPI, encoded by the exons ATGGCGCTGTCGTCAATCGCAGCGACGGTCTCAATCCTAATCTATTTCTCTCTCCCTTATTCAATCTCAGCTGGTGGTGAAAACATCCTCCACCAATCTCCAACCGCTGGATCACGGCGCCCAATGGTGTTCCCATTGTTTCTCTCCGAACCAAATTCGTCATCTTCTTCGAGATCTTTATCTATTCCGCATCGTAAACTCAACAAAGCCGACTCAAAATCACTTCCTCACTCTCGCATGAGACTCTACGACGATCTTCTTCGTAACGG ATATTACACAACGCGGCTTTGGATTGGTACCCCTCCACAGATGTTTGCTCTTATTGTTGATTCTGGGAGTACTGTTACTTATGTTCCTTGTTCTGATTGTGAACAATGTGGCAAACACCAG GACCCGAAGTTTCAGCCAGAATTGTCCACTACTTATCAACCTGTTAAGTGTAACATGGATTGTAACTGTGACGATGATAAGGAACAATGTGTTTACGAGAGAGAGTATGCTGAGCACAGTAGTAGTAAAGGTGTGCTTGGTGAAGATCTCATTTCGTTTGGCAATGAAAGCCAGCTGACACCTCAACGAGCTGTTTTCGGTTGTGAGACTGTTGAAACCGGTGATCTTTATAGTCAACGAGCTGATGGCATTATCGGATTAGGCCAAGGTGATCTTAGTCTTGTGGATCAGTTGGTGGACAAAGGTTTGATTAGCAActcttttggtttgtgttaTGGAGGGATGGATATTGGTGGAGGTTCGATGATTCTTGGAGGTTTTGAGTATCCGTCTGATATGATATTCACTGAGTCGGACCCTGATCGTag TCTATATTACAATATAGATTTGACGGGGATACGTGTTGCTGGGAAGCAGTTGTTGCTCAACTCTAGAGTCTTCGATGGAGAACATGGCGCTGTGTTAGACAGTGGTACAACTTATGCTTATCTCCCGGATGCAGCATTTGAAGCATTTGAGGAAGCT GTTATGAGAGAAGTATCCACATTGAAGCAGATTGATGGTCCTGATCCAAATTTTAAGGATACTTGCTTCCATGTCGCTGCAAG TAATGATGTCTCCGAACTTTCGAAGATATTCCCATCAGTCGAGATGGTATTTAAGACTGGGCAGTCGTGGCTGTTGTCCCCTGAGAATTACATGTTCCGA CATGCCAAGGTGCATGGCGCATATTGTCTCGGTGTATTCCCAAATGGAAAAGATCATACAACTCTTCTAGGAG GAATTGTGGTTCGGAATACACTTGTTGTGTATGATCGTGAGAATTCTAAGGTTGGATTCTGGAGAACGAATTGTTCAGAGTTGTCCGATAGGCTTCACATCGATGGTGCAACACCACCTGCCACTTTGCCTTCAAATGATTCTAGTCCATCCCAAAATTCATCAACCAATCTCTCAG GTTTGAGTCAAATTGGTCAAATAAACCTTGATATTCAACTAACAGTCAATTCATCCTATTTGAAACCTCGAATTGAAGAGCTCTCCAAGTTATTCTCCAAAGAGCTCGATGTCGAATCTTCACAG GTCATTTTATCGAATCTCACCTCCAAAGGAAACAACACTCTCATCAGAATGGTTGTCGTCCCTCCTGAACCTTCTACTTGGTTTTCAAACCTTACAGCAACG AGTATAGTTTCTCGGTTTACCAATCATCAAATCAAGCTTCCTGAAAGCTTTGGGAACTATCAGCTGGTCAATTACAAACTCGAGCCTCCAAGAAAACG GACACACAACAGCATTGTCGTGATCGTGATTGGGATCATCGCTGTAATTATGGGGTTATCAGCTTATGGAGCTTGGTTGATATGGAAACGGAAACAAACATCAATACCATACAAACCTGTGGATGAACAAGTCATAGTGGCTGAGCAGGAACTGCAAcctatataa